The Methyloprofundus sedimenti genome contains the following window.
AACAAACGTTTTCTGATAGTCCACGGTGATGAATACGACACCATAGCACAACACCATCAATGGATCGCAAAGTTAGGCAGCGATGGCTACGATATTCTTGTAGAGTTAAACCGCGTAATAAAAGCAGTCAGGCGATATTTTGGTGTTAACTCACATTTCTCTCTGGCCGCCTATATTAAGTATAAAGTTAAAAATGCCGTCCAGTTCATCTCAGATTATGAAGAAAACATCGTCCATACCTTAAAAAAAGAGAATGTAGATGGTGTGATTTGCGGACATATCCATCATGCTGAAATGAAGGAAATTGATCAATTTTTATATATCAATACCGGTGACTTCGTAGAAAGCTGTACCGCTATCGTCGAACACTTCGACGGACGCTTGGAGCTCATACACTGGACGGAAGTGAATCACGAAGATGTTATAGACTAAGAC
Protein-coding sequences here:
- a CDS encoding UDP-2,3-diacylglucosamine diphosphatase, whose protein sequence is MKNNSYRTIWISDLHIGSTQCQADVLLDFLKYNDSEKLYLVGDIIDFWALSKKMYWPREHNTVIQKILRKARRGTHIIYIPGNHDENVRDYDSYIFGDIIVKNSDIHTTAGNKRFLIVHGDEYDTIAQHHQWIAKLGSDGYDILVELNRVIKAVRRYFGVNSHFSLAAYIKYKVKNAVQFISDYEENIVHTLKKENVDGVICGHIHHAEMKEIDQFLYINTGDFVESCTAIVEHFDGRLELIHWTEVNHEDVID